The following are from one region of the Georgenia sp. M64 genome:
- a CDS encoding siderophore-interacting protein translates to MLTLPTPTVGVRKDDRPAYRPFAVRVRAVRELTPHFVRVTFAGADLAWFGTDGLDQRVKLVLPGPDGTLPDVGAEDPEVILAGTWYARLRALADPPPFRTYTVRHVRPDAGEIDVDMVRHDDAHGPAARWLAGVRAGDEAVVVGPDVRSRSSATGIDWAPGSAADLLLAGDETAAPAICSILESLPAGRRARAFIEVPTAADALDVTVPAGAQVTWLGREGRPHGDLLVPAVQQWVGANAEVVDDARAVAAQTLDDVDVDRETLWDSPVVQVLPVDLCGRGGERCGSDFYAWFAGEAAVIRALRRTLVSETGVCRRRVAFMGYWRLGRAEAQ, encoded by the coding sequence ATGCTTACCTTACCTACGCCGACGGTCGGCGTGCGCAAGGACGACCGACCCGCCTACCGCCCCTTCGCGGTCCGTGTGCGCGCCGTGCGCGAGCTCACCCCGCACTTCGTCCGTGTGACCTTCGCGGGCGCGGACCTCGCGTGGTTCGGCACCGACGGCCTGGACCAGCGGGTCAAGCTCGTCCTGCCCGGGCCGGACGGCACCCTCCCCGACGTCGGTGCCGAGGACCCCGAGGTCATCCTCGCGGGCACGTGGTACGCCAGGCTCCGGGCGCTGGCCGACCCGCCGCCCTTCCGGACCTACACGGTCAGGCACGTTCGCCCCGACGCCGGGGAGATCGACGTCGACATGGTGCGCCACGACGACGCCCACGGGCCGGCCGCGCGCTGGCTCGCCGGGGTGCGGGCCGGCGACGAGGCGGTCGTCGTCGGCCCGGACGTGCGCTCACGCAGCTCCGCCACGGGGATCGACTGGGCCCCCGGCAGCGCCGCCGACCTCCTGCTCGCCGGTGACGAGACCGCCGCGCCGGCGATCTGCTCGATCCTGGAGTCCCTCCCGGCCGGGCGTCGCGCCCGGGCCTTCATCGAGGTGCCCACGGCCGCGGACGCCCTCGACGTCACCGTGCCGGCCGGCGCCCAGGTCACGTGGCTCGGCCGCGAGGGCCGGCCGCACGGCGACCTCCTCGTCCCCGCCGTCCAGCAGTGGGTGGGCGCCAACGCCGAGGTGGTCGACGACGCCCGCGCCGTCGCGGCGCAGACCCTCGACGACGTCGACGTCGACCGCGAGACCCTCTGGGACTCGCCCGTGGTGCAGGTGCTGCCGGTGGACCTGTGCGGCCGCGGGGGCGAACGGTGCGGGAGCGACTTCTACGCATGGTTCGCGGGGGAGGCCGCGGTCATCCGCGCGCTGCGCCGGACGCTCGTCTCCGAGACCGGCGTGTGCCGGCGCCGGGTCGCGTTCATGGGGTACTGGCGCCTCGGCCGCGCCGAGGCCCAGTGA
- a CDS encoding iron ABC transporter permease, giving the protein MPSRTRRATGLLLAGAVLALVVLASLALGARDIAPGVVLGALVDPTGSTDHAVVLDQRLPRTVVGLAAGAALGLAGTVMQGITRNPLADPGLLGINAGASLAVVLATAVVGVTSPSRFIWFALAGAAVAAAIVYGVGAIGREGATPVKLALAGTAVTAGLTSVITLLLITDTDTIAAYRRWSVGSLAGRDLDTVVTLVPFLLAGAGLALVTARALNLLALGDDLARGLGQNVHLARAAAAGAVVLLAGAATAMAGPVVFVGLVVPHLARPLTGPDHRWLLPYSVVLGPVVLLAADVVGRLVLRPGELEAGLVVAVVGAPALVAIVRRTKVAGL; this is encoded by the coding sequence GTGCCCTCGCGGACGCGGCGGGCGACCGGGCTGCTGCTGGCCGGAGCCGTGCTCGCCCTGGTCGTCCTCGCCTCGCTCGCCCTCGGTGCGCGCGACATCGCCCCGGGCGTGGTCCTCGGCGCGCTCGTCGACCCGACCGGCAGCACGGACCACGCCGTCGTCCTCGACCAGCGGCTGCCCCGCACGGTCGTCGGCCTGGCCGCCGGTGCCGCCCTGGGCCTGGCGGGCACGGTGATGCAGGGCATCACCCGCAACCCCCTCGCCGACCCCGGCCTCCTGGGCATCAACGCCGGCGCCTCTCTCGCCGTCGTGCTCGCCACCGCCGTCGTGGGCGTCACGAGCCCGTCGCGGTTCATCTGGTTCGCCCTGGCCGGCGCCGCCGTGGCCGCCGCGATCGTCTACGGCGTCGGTGCCATCGGCCGCGAAGGGGCGACCCCCGTCAAGCTCGCCCTGGCCGGCACCGCGGTGACGGCCGGGCTCACCTCGGTCATCACCCTCCTGCTCATCACCGACACCGACACCATCGCCGCCTACCGGCGCTGGTCGGTGGGCTCCCTCGCCGGACGCGACCTCGACACCGTCGTCACGCTCGTGCCCTTCCTCCTCGCCGGGGCCGGGCTGGCCCTGGTCACCGCGCGCGCCCTCAACCTCCTCGCCCTCGGCGACGACCTCGCTCGCGGCCTGGGGCAGAACGTCCATCTCGCCCGGGCGGCCGCCGCGGGCGCGGTGGTCCTCCTCGCCGGCGCGGCGACGGCCATGGCGGGGCCGGTCGTCTTCGTCGGCCTCGTCGTCCCGCACCTCGCCCGTCCCCTCACCGGCCCCGACCACCGGTGGCTCCTGCCGTACTCGGTGGTCCTGGGGCCGGTGGTGCTCCTCGCCGCCGACGTCGTCGGGCGGCTCGTCCTGCGCCCGGGCGAGCTCGAGGCCGGCCTCGTCGTCGCCGTCGTGGGAGCCCCCGCGCTGGTCGCGATCGTCCGGCGCACCAAGGTGGCCGGCCTGTGA
- a CDS encoding phosphotransferase, with the protein MARRFGLGAAPRLSAGPVARGRQGEVWRLTTSDGAWAVKTSFRPRREAEVLPATHFQEAAHTAGVPTPAVVRTTEGQVLAEVGGVPVRVFEWVDLLPPDPLVDPDLVGAVLGALHQVRDDGPSVPPDPWSHAPVGADRWDDLLQRLRAGGAPFAGRLAALRDELVALESWIEPPRTLRTCHRDLWADNLLPTTDGLCVIDWEEAGPADPSNELAAVLFEFARTDPGRVRALLAAYEDAGGPGRVERPGHFTMLIAQLGHITEVAAEDWLAPNVRSPDRADSAAWVGEVLDEPHTRRVLRSLLRAAAGPNVPPGS; encoded by the coding sequence GTGGCCCGACGGTTCGGGCTCGGCGCCGCGCCGCGCCTGTCGGCAGGGCCCGTGGCGCGCGGGCGCCAGGGCGAGGTCTGGCGCCTGACCACCAGCGACGGCGCCTGGGCGGTCAAGACCTCGTTCCGCCCGCGCCGGGAGGCCGAGGTCCTGCCCGCGACCCACTTCCAGGAGGCCGCCCACACCGCCGGCGTGCCGACCCCGGCGGTCGTGCGCACGACCGAGGGACAGGTCCTGGCCGAGGTCGGGGGCGTCCCGGTCCGCGTCTTCGAGTGGGTGGACCTCCTCCCGCCCGACCCCCTCGTGGACCCCGACCTGGTCGGGGCCGTGCTCGGGGCCCTGCACCAGGTGCGGGACGACGGTCCCAGCGTCCCCCCGGACCCCTGGTCGCACGCTCCCGTCGGCGCCGACCGGTGGGACGACCTGCTCCAGAGGCTGCGGGCCGGGGGCGCCCCGTTCGCCGGCCGGCTCGCCGCCCTGCGCGACGAGCTCGTCGCGCTCGAGTCCTGGATCGAGCCGCCACGGACGCTGCGCACCTGCCACCGCGACCTGTGGGCCGACAACCTCCTGCCCACCACCGACGGCCTGTGCGTCATCGACTGGGAGGAGGCCGGGCCGGCCGACCCCAGCAACGAGCTCGCGGCCGTGCTCTTCGAGTTCGCCCGCACCGATCCCGGTCGCGTCCGCGCGCTGCTCGCGGCGTACGAGGACGCGGGCGGACCCGGCCGGGTCGAGCGGCCGGGTCACTTCACCATGCTCATCGCCCAGCTCGGGCACATCACCGAGGTCGCGGCCGAGGACTGGCTGGCGCCCAACGTCCGCTCGCCGGACCGGGCGGACTCCGCCGCCTGGGTCGGCGAGGTGCTCGACGAGCCCCACACCCGCCGGGTCCTGCGGTCCCTCCTCCGCGCGGCCGCCGGGCCGAACGTCCCGCCCGGGTCTTGA
- a CDS encoding iron chelate uptake ABC transporter family permease subunit, translating to MTAATALAGTAAPRPAPDPPGALRRAVRRRRLVLAALVAAGLVLAWVTLTVGGYAGDLLRLVSGQAGAGESFVLERLRLPRLALGAGVGVALALSGALFQTVLRNPLASPDILGVSGGASLAAAAAILLGGLSGAGVSLAALAGAVVAAVAIYLLAWRDGVSGYRFVLIGVAVAFVVNAGLGYLVSRAGINDVREVLVWTVGSIGTPAWDEVAVLAVALAALVPGVALLAPRLRILQLGDDAAAGLGVRVETARLTALGVAVALAAAATALAGPVAFVAFVSAPVARRLLPGLALVPSAVVGVVLVLAADLAGQHLLAQPVPVGIVTGVVGAPYLLWLLATGNREGRGA from the coding sequence GTGACCGCCGCGACGGCTCTCGCCGGGACGGCCGCGCCCCGGCCGGCCCCCGACCCGCCGGGTGCGCTGCGCCGGGCGGTGCGCCGCCGGCGGCTGGTCCTCGCCGCGCTCGTGGCGGCCGGCCTCGTGCTCGCCTGGGTCACCCTCACCGTCGGCGGGTACGCCGGCGACCTCCTCCGCCTGGTCTCCGGGCAGGCCGGGGCGGGGGAGTCCTTCGTGCTCGAGCGGCTGCGGCTGCCCCGCCTCGCGCTCGGCGCCGGGGTGGGCGTGGCCCTGGCCCTGTCGGGGGCGCTGTTCCAGACCGTCCTGCGCAACCCGCTCGCCAGCCCGGACATCCTCGGCGTCAGCGGCGGGGCGAGCCTGGCGGCCGCGGCGGCGATCCTCCTCGGCGGGCTCTCCGGCGCCGGCGTCTCCCTCGCGGCCCTCGCGGGGGCGGTCGTCGCCGCCGTCGCGATCTACCTGCTCGCCTGGCGCGACGGCGTCTCGGGCTACCGCTTCGTCCTCATCGGCGTCGCCGTGGCATTCGTCGTCAACGCGGGCCTGGGCTACCTCGTCAGCCGTGCGGGCATCAACGACGTGCGGGAGGTGCTCGTGTGGACGGTCGGGAGCATCGGCACCCCCGCCTGGGACGAGGTCGCGGTCCTCGCGGTCGCGCTCGCCGCCCTGGTCCCTGGTGTGGCGCTGCTCGCCCCGCGGCTGCGGATCCTCCAGCTCGGCGACGACGCCGCCGCCGGGCTCGGGGTCCGGGTGGAGACCGCCCGGCTGACGGCCCTCGGGGTCGCCGTCGCCCTGGCGGCCGCGGCGACGGCGCTGGCCGGGCCGGTGGCGTTCGTCGCCTTCGTCAGCGCCCCCGTCGCCCGGCGCCTGCTGCCCGGGCTGGCCCTGGTGCCGAGCGCCGTCGTCGGGGTCGTCCTCGTCCTGGCGGCCGACCTCGCCGGGCAGCACCTCCTCGCCCAGCCGGTACCGGTCGGGATCGTCACCGGGGTGGTCGGCGCCCCCTACCTGCTGTGGCTGCTGGCGACCGGCAACCGGGAAGGACGCGGAGCATGA
- a CDS encoding cold-shock protein: MATGTVKWFNAEKGFGFIAPDDNTADVFVHYSAISTSGYRSLEENQKVEFDVTQGNKGPQAENVRPL, from the coding sequence ATGGCCACCGGAACCGTCAAGTGGTTCAACGCTGAGAAGGGGTTCGGCTTCATCGCCCCCGACGACAACACCGCGGACGTCTTCGTCCACTACTCGGCGATCTCTACCTCCGGGTACCGCTCGCTCGAGGAGAACCAGAAGGTCGAGTTCGACGTCACGCAGGGCAACAAGGGCCCGCAGGCGGAGAACGTCCGTCCGCTCTGA
- a CDS encoding FAD-binding protein: protein MTATPAAPLTNWARTLTFGARAVHRPGSVAELQELVRTSERIRALGTGHSFSRVADTTADLVSVAGLPPTVEIDPARSRVTVAAGVRYGELAERLHRAGLALRAMASLPHISVAGACATGTHGSGVTNQGLASAVSAVELVTGDGELRTLSRADDPEDFPGAVVALGSLGVVVRLTLDVVPTYDVSQVVYEDLPATSLGQDELDEVLAGAYSVSLFTRWRGDDVDQVWLKHRPDDAGTDQPWAPRATTFHGARLAAGPVHPVPGMPAESCTVQGGDPGPWHERLPHFRAAFTPSSGEEIQSEYLVARADAAAALTALRGLRERVAPVLHVSEVRTVAADDLWLSPAYGRDSVALHFTWHKDPGGVAAVLPAVEEALAPYAPRPHWGKVFTIAPDVVRSAYPRIGDFAALADHLDPTGTFRNDFVDTYLPPR from the coding sequence ATGACCGCCACCCCTGCCGCGCCCCTCACGAACTGGGCCCGGACCCTGACCTTCGGCGCTCGCGCCGTCCACCGCCCCGGTTCGGTCGCCGAGCTGCAGGAGCTCGTGAGGACGAGCGAGCGCATCCGGGCCCTCGGCACAGGGCACTCGTTCAGCCGCGTCGCGGACACGACCGCGGACCTCGTCTCGGTGGCGGGGCTGCCGCCGACCGTCGAGATCGACCCGGCCCGCTCGCGGGTCACCGTCGCGGCGGGCGTGCGCTACGGCGAGCTCGCCGAGCGGCTGCACCGGGCGGGTCTGGCGCTGCGGGCGATGGCGTCCCTGCCGCACATCTCCGTGGCCGGGGCGTGTGCGACCGGCACGCACGGCTCCGGGGTCACGAACCAGGGCCTCGCCTCCGCCGTGTCGGCCGTGGAGCTCGTCACCGGCGACGGCGAGCTGCGCACGCTGAGCCGCGCGGACGACCCGGAGGACTTCCCCGGCGCCGTCGTCGCCCTCGGGTCGCTCGGCGTCGTGGTGCGCCTGACCCTCGACGTCGTCCCCACGTACGACGTCAGCCAGGTCGTCTACGAGGACCTGCCGGCGACGTCGCTCGGCCAGGACGAGCTCGACGAGGTGCTGGCCGGGGCGTACAGCGTCAGCCTGTTCACCCGCTGGCGCGGTGACGACGTCGACCAGGTCTGGCTCAAGCACCGCCCCGACGACGCCGGCACGGACCAGCCCTGGGCTCCCCGGGCCACGACCTTCCACGGCGCGCGGCTCGCCGCCGGGCCGGTCCACCCCGTGCCCGGGATGCCGGCCGAGAGCTGCACCGTCCAGGGCGGGGACCCCGGTCCGTGGCACGAGCGACTCCCCCACTTCCGTGCCGCCTTCACCCCCAGCAGCGGCGAGGAGATCCAGTCGGAGTACCTCGTCGCCCGCGCCGACGCCGCCGCCGCGCTCACGGCGCTACGGGGCCTCCGGGAGCGGGTCGCGCCGGTCCTGCACGTCTCCGAGGTGCGCACGGTCGCGGCCGACGACCTCTGGCTGAGCCCGGCCTACGGACGGGACAGCGTCGCGCTGCACTTCACGTGGCACAAGGATCCGGGCGGCGTCGCGGCGGTGCTGCCCGCCGTCGAGGAGGCTCTCGCGCCGTACGCGCCGCGGCCGCACTGGGGCAAGGTCTTCACGATCGCGCCCGACGTGGTGCGGTCCGCGTACCCCCGGATCGGCGACTTCGCCGCGCTGGCCGACCACCTGGACCCGACCGGGACGTTCCGCAACGACTTCGTCGACACGTACCTGCCGCCGCGCTGA